A segment of the Serratia fonticola genome:
ACCAATCCCGGCTGCCATAACGGCCAGGGTCACATCGAAGGCATTCAGGCTGTCGCCATAACCTGCCGTCAGGTTAAACATCGAGCCATTAGCCAGCAGATACAGCGTTTTATCTGCCAGTTGGTAAGCATTAACAAACGGCATAGGCTCACTGTGCGGTAGGGCTTGCAGGAAACCGACGTCGATCTCCTCCGCCACATGGCCCACGTTGAGGATAAATACTCCATCTTTGGCCTGCTCCAGATGCCGTGCTGACAGCACGTTCCTGGCCCCTGTAGCCGTAGCAATCACATCGGCCTGGGACACGGCAGTAGCCAGATCAACCACTGCCCAGCCATCATAACGCGCCTGCAGCGCGCGTGCCGGATCGATTTCCGCCACGATCACCTGCCCACCATACGCTTTCGCGGCGGCGGCTACCCCTTGGCCCACCAGGCCATAGCCAATCACCACCACACATTTTTCGTGCAGCGTCAGGTGAGTAGTCTGGAAGAAGGTATGCCAGGCGGTCAGCCCCACCATGTGACGATTATGCAACCCCTCTTTTACTGGCAGGTCATCCCAGTTGAATATCGGGTAACGCGGCGCGATCCCCCCCAGACGGCTGATGCCCGAACCGGTCGCCTCCAGCCCGGCCTTGATCTGCGGGCCACTGGCTGATTGATGCAGACGAGCCGTCAGATCGGCCCCCATCTCGCACAGGTGGGTCGGCCCCCAGGCCAATGCGCGATCAAAAGACTCAGACCAATCGGCATCGCTCATATCACGCCAGGCATGCGCCTCGGCACCGTGGCGTTCCAGCCAGGCCACTACGTCGTCCTGCACCGTCGTCGGGTTGCAGGTCGTGAGATAAATTGCCGCGCCTTTCTCCAGCAATCCAGCCACCAATGGGGCCATTTTCAGATCCAGGTGCATATTACACGCCAGACGTACCCCGTGCAGATCGGGTAATGCCGCTACCGCCGTTCGGGTACGCGGCATATGGCGCATCGCCCAGTTCAACTCACTGTCAAAATCCTGATACATCTGTGACTCCTCTACTGCGCCACGCCGCCAAGACATGGCAGAATGATCCGACTCATGCTGCATAGCGGCTATTATCACTCAGATAGAAGCAAAAAACCGAGGTGACTATCATGACAGAAACGTTAGTGATTGTTTTTCCACTCTATCAGGGCGTTACACCGTTGGACTTTACCGGCCCACATCAGTTTTTATCCCGCTTATCCGATGCTGAAGTGATTGTGGCCTCGGTAGGCGGAGAGGCAGTAAATGCCGACGGTTTGCACTTTGCCGGGTTGCAACCACTCGAACACATTGAACGCTGCGATGTGCTGTGTGTCCCCGGCGGCAGCGGATGTACACAAGCCATGCAAGATGCGCGTTATCTGGCACAAATTCGCCGACTGGCTGCCGAAGCGCGTTACCTCACCTCGGTTTGTACCGGCTCCCTGATCCTGGCCGCCGCAGGGTTGCTCAGAGGTCGGCACGCCACCTGCCATTGGTCGATGCGCGACAGCCTGGCATTATTTGGGGCGATCCCGTGCAATGAACGTGTGGTCCGTGATGGACATATCATTAGCGGTGGCGGCGTGACTGCCGGTATCGATTTTGCCTTGACGCTGATTGCAGAACTGCGTGGAGAAGAAACCGCGCAGGCAATACAGCTCGGGATGGAATATGCCCCAGCCCCCCCGTTCAAGGGCGGAACGCTCGAATTGACGCCCGCCGCAGTGGTTCAACAAGTACAGGCCGCAATGGCGGAAAACCTGCAGCGC
Coding sequences within it:
- a CDS encoding adenosylhomocysteinase, producing the protein MYQDFDSELNWAMRHMPRTRTAVAALPDLHGVRLACNMHLDLKMAPLVAGLLEKGAAIYLTTCNPTTVQDDVVAWLERHGAEAHAWRDMSDADWSESFDRALAWGPTHLCEMGADLTARLHQSASGPQIKAGLEATGSGISRLGGIAPRYPIFNWDDLPVKEGLHNRHMVGLTAWHTFFQTTHLTLHEKCVVVIGYGLVGQGVAAAAKAYGGQVIVAEIDPARALQARYDGWAVVDLATAVSQADVIATATGARNVLSARHLEQAKDGVFILNVGHVAEEIDVGFLQALPHSEPMPFVNAYQLADKTLYLLANGSMFNLTAGYGDSLNAFDVTLAVMAAGIGHIVGAGEQQPAGLYLLPQSAWQPAL
- a CDS encoding DJ-1/PfpI family protein — protein: MTETLVIVFPLYQGVTPLDFTGPHQFLSRLSDAEVIVASVGGEAVNADGLHFAGLQPLEHIERCDVLCVPGGSGCTQAMQDARYLAQIRRLAAEARYLTSVCTGSLILAAAGLLRGRHATCHWSMRDSLALFGAIPCNERVVRDGHIISGGGVTAGIDFALTLIAELRGEETAQAIQLGMEYAPAPPFKGGTLELTPAAVVQQVQAAMAENLQRRQALVAHIATQFQEQGEKSSGLPEANPP